DNA sequence from the Schistocerca americana isolate TAMUIC-IGC-003095 chromosome 2, iqSchAmer2.1, whole genome shotgun sequence genome:
TTTGAAATGGGTTAAGGATAAACAGAGCTGAGATGAAAGTGGTGGTGAGCAGAAGACACGAGAACAGCGGAACGCTGTACATCAAAACTAGTAATATAATAGTGGTAGAAGAGGTTGACTGAAGACTGTTCACAAGGATATAAGGTTGAAATTCGCGAATCTCTGcttctgaaaagaaaaattttacgGACGTGGAAAATGAATCATGGAGAAAGTGGCGTAAAAGTGTGTGGATAAATTTGTAATTTTAAGGTACAGCAGAATATTAGAAATACAATGCACATACGAAGTAAgaatcaaaaatgtttaaaaaaaacagCAGAGAATTAAATTCCAGGCTAACACTTTTGAGAATAAATGAGACGTTAGTGATACACGTACGAAGACAGCAAGGAGTGGTTAAATTGGCACAGGTATCAGCAATGGAAAGAAGGATTTCTAGGCAAATATTAGGAGACACAAAACAGATTATCTCAAATGTTGGTTGTCTCAAGTGTGCAAGGATGAAAATACTTGCAATAGACTTTAACCAGAAAAAAAGGGGAGATTGATGAAATATCTacacagtttttcaaaaatagctctATGGCAACAAGAAGCAACATTAAAGAACAAATCTTCAGTAGCTGGAAAAGATGCAAACAAATTATCAAAATTGTTAGCTATATGTGAAATGTCAAAATAAAATGATTAATAGGCAAGAAACCGATATGGAGAACGGTCTAAACCTTTTGAAGAATGGTGAACTAAAAGGGAAGGAGAAGAAAATCTCACAATTGTTAACATAAATAGACGCCACACGTGGTAGCAGGCTTATGAAAGAGCAAAGCCCTCCAATCAGTTTCAGTTGCAATTCACCACAAGTCCTCTTTTCCTCTCTCTCAGAGTTAAATTTAAAGGTAAAAACTAGCCCACGCGTTAAACGCTGGTTATTACCGCTCAGCGAGAGGGCAGTGGCGAGACGTAAAGTGTAATTATCACCGTTCTTCGGAACTAAACGTCCGACCTCGTAACGAGACCGGGCTGGAGCTGCTTAACATGTATCACGTCAATTATATCCCTCTTCTCGACGTCTGACGTACGTCAATAATTATTGGCGGTCTTGTGCCGCGGTTGGTGCGAAATTCAGGTTTTCAGTTAGCGGAACGGCAGGATACTGACGAACCTGGTAGATTAAGTATTTCTAGACAGTAAAATTATAGCTGTGGGATTATCCAATAAAGTGAAACTGCACCAGTAGTAACTCAACACCACAGCAAGTTCTAGTAATACAAAGATCTGCTAATTGTAATTCAAAGCCAAGACATACGATACCACAGCAAAAACATGAATATTTGACACACTGATTTGAACTAAATTCACTCTGTGCAAAAACAAAGACGCTGTTCGCCCAATGAAGTAGACATTTAGAACCGCTACTGTAGTACACCACATGAACTCAGTTTTTTAAAACATTAATAATCAGTTTATAGATTTCAAATTGTGAGATGGATCGGGAGGGAGGATAATTGATGGAAAATTGTTACATGAtgcaaaacatttatttcaaaacaacGTTTTGTAGTGGTAATCTCACATCTATAAAGTAATTTACACATATTTACAGTAGTTTACATGAAAACGGACTTCCGACTGACGTCTAACATTGAGCACAATACAGTCCTGTTTTCAAAAATCCAACAACTATGTAGCATTTGTAATTACGTCTTGagcacattaataaaaaaatattttaattctcaGTGTATAAATATTAAACAGGAACAAATAGATATTATTAACTATCACAACCATAATCTCAGCAATTACTTTTAACACGAGGATTTTATTCTGGGTGAAAATAGTAAGAAAAAGTTATGCTTTATGATTAAATAACTTTCAgtatttttacttttgaaaaatatGGCATGTGTATAAAATCGTTTGACAGTTCCGCCATTAAAAAGTTCATGAGACAAGCTGTGCATTTATTcactaacaaaatttaaaaagacaggaaTAGAAATCTGTAGCAAAGGAATGAAGACATTTCTCAATTATGACAACAAATTTAAAGTTCAACGAGCTATTACTGTATGTGTAGAAAATATTCGAAATCGTTAACTAATGTCGAATGTaaatgcaaatattttgaaaaataataggTGTTATTTTATTGATTAAAGTGGAGGAAGTTACTTTTCTTCGAAAACTCGGATTTTAGATGATGGTTTCGTAATATTTACGGAAGTAGATATGTTTACGAACTGTGTCTACTGACATAaacttttcaatgatgactttcaAACTACATGGGATGTTCGAAATGTCGCAAAGAATTACAGTAATGTTTATGCTTTCCCATTACTATCGTTTTCCGACAGCAGGTATCACTCATAAATACCAAAATACTTGAACAGAAAAAAAGTGGAAACTCACATTGCACTGCCTTCCGTAGCACTTTCTGGACTACTTTCTTACAAAACTAAAAGCAGTACTTGTTGTCACTTACTGCTGAGAAAACACAAAGTAAATCCACTGTATTACAGGAGTAACAGTTACCAGTTAGGAACGGTGACAGGAAGAGCACAGGCAGCGGGCGCTACGATGTATTGCACCGATGCGAGAGCTCCGTACCCACGTTGTCGGTAGCGTTGGCTACGTCAACGCGTGGTAGCTATGCACTCAGCCGCGACGCTGCTCTTCACTCGCGCTGCAGCAGCTCGTAGAGCGCCGCGATGTACGTCTGCGCCATCTGCAGCGTCTCGAACTTGGACAGCTTCCGGTCGTTGCCTAGCGACGGCACAACATCGCGCAGACGGTCGAAGGCGTCGTTGAGACTGTTCATCCGGCGGCGCTCCCTGGCGTTCGCTGCAAGCCGCCGTTTCCGCATTATCTCAAGTCCCGTAGGACCGTGGTGGTGatgactgtggtggtggtggtggttgtgatgaCTGTGCTGGTTGTGGTGTTGGGTTTGACTGACAGGCGTCTTTTGCAGAGACGCGGACCTTTTGGTGCTGATGCTGTACTGAGCAGCGGGGTATTGCGTCAGTGACGCTCCCTGCTTGGCCACATCATCGAACTTTTGCGTGACAGCTGGACTCGGAGGTATGGGCGCTGATTGCTGGTGACTATGATGGTGCTGAACGTTCTGGTGATGGTACTGGTTATTATTTTCAGCGCAATGACTGCTCCGGTGCGACTGGTTGTGCTGGTGGTACTGACTGGGGTTGTTGCGGTGGTTGTCGAAAAAGTCGTCGTGATACTCTTCCAACCGCTCGTTGAAGTCTCCGTCGCTTCCGTACAACGGGTACTGCCAGAAACCGTCGTCTTGGAAGTTAGACATTAAACCGACGCCATTGTCTCCGCCTGTACAGCTCCGGTGACAGTAACTAGAATCCTCCGCTCCGACGTTCCCGCCTCCTTGCTGAAATTTTCCCGACACGAACGGGTACGTGGTGACGGGGTTGTTGACGCAGGTGGGGCTGGGCGTCGAAGTGAACGAAGACGCGTACAGACTGTCCGGGCTGGACACGGGGCTGTGGTAGCCGTCGGAGGCGCCGTCGGCCGCAGCCGACGAGCAGTGGCTGCCGATGTAGACCGCGGAAGACATGCTACCGGCGCGGGGTCCGCAGCGGCACTGCGCGATGTGAGCGGCGGCCCGCGGTCCGCTGCCGTACTGCCGGCGCGCCGCTCCTCCGCCGGGCTGCTGCGGCCCGGTCACGTGACCCAAGGACAGCCTTCCAGAGGTTTTCCTTCATCTCGCGCTGGGCGGGGAGCGCCCACAGCAGCCACCACCCTGCATCCATCTCTTCTCTCTCTGTCGCTCCACTTCTGCCTCCCCCCACCGAGCGCTCATCATCTGCGAGCGCTCCCCGGCGCCTACCTGCCCGCTACTGCGTGCCATACGCCGCCCGGCGATACGTTCCGCCGGCaaagcctggggaatgtttctttAATGCGTCGCTCGCAActtgtgggggaggagggggggtgccccaaggatcagtgctggggcgactcctgttctttatttatataaatgatatgccctctagtattatgggtaactttaaaatatttctgtttgctgatgacactagcttggtaggaaaggatgttgtgtgcagttcatgacacaaatttatggcttgtagaaaataaactaacgctgaatCATAGTAatgctcagtttttacagtttccgaCACTAAATTCAAcagaacctgacgttttaatttctgagaatgggcatatgattagtgaaacagaaGCCCCGTGTCCAGTCCGGACAGTCTGTACGCGTCTTCGATCACTTCGACGCCCAGCCCCACCTGCGTCAACAACCCCGTCACCACGTACCCGTTCGTGTCGGGAAAATTTCAGCAAGGAGGCGGGAACGTCGGAGCGGAGGACTCTAGTTACTGTCACCGAAgctgtacaggggggggggggggaggggggggggggacaatggcGTCCGTTTAATGTCTGACTTCCAAGACGACGGTTTCTGGCAGTACCCGTTGTACGGAAGCGACGGAGACTTCAACGAGCGGTTGGAAGAGTATCACGACGACGTTTTCGTGGAGagcccactttcaggatcttgttcaaagacttaatgctgccatttttactattcgaacgagatctgaagtgagtgatcgttcgacacgaaaattagtctactttgcttattttcattcacttatgtcgtgtgttcaaaaaaatgttcaaatgtgtgtgaaatctcatgggacttaactgctaaggtcatcaatccctaagcttacacactacttaatctaaattatcctaaggacaaatacacacacccatgcccgagggaggactcgaacctccgccgggaccaaccgtacAGTCCATggatgcagcgcctcagaccgctcggctaatcccgcgcggctatatcgtgtggttctaggcgctcagtccggaaccgcgcgactgctacggtcgcaggtttgaatcctgcctcgggcatggatgtgtgtgatgtctttagtgtagttaggtttaagtagttctaagttctaggggactgatgacctcagatgttaagtaccatagtgctcagaaccatttgaaccatttttatgtcgtTTGGCATTATATTttgcggtaactcttcccattctaaaatgatgTTTTTGGCTCACAAACGGgtcgttcgggcaataagtggtgtaagtccacgaacctcttgtcgactcctgttcacgagtctgggtattctgacattgacctcccaatatatatattacttactgtcaattcttgttaacaatattagcttattcccaagaataagcagctttcactttgttaatactcggcagaaataaaaccggacttccttaactcttgtgcagaaaggtgtgcagtatactgctccatccattttcaacaagctaccactagaattcaaaaatcctaacagtaatccacgcgctttcaaatcaaaactggacttccctcatgggtcactccttctagtctcccgaggagttcc
Encoded proteins:
- the LOC124595896 gene encoding component of gems protein 1-like, coding for MSSAVYIGSHCSSAAADGASDGYHSPVSSPDSLYASSFTSTPSPTCVNNPVTTYPFVSGKFQQGGGNVGAEDSSYCHRSCTGGDNGVGLMSNFQDDGFWQYPLYGSDGDFNERLEEYHDDFFDNHRNNPSQYHQHNQSHRSSHCAENNNQYHHQNVQHHHSHQQSAPIPPSPAVTQKFDDVAKQGASLTQYPAAQYSISTKRSASLQKTPVSQTQHHNQHSHHNHHHHHSHHHHGPTGLEIMRKRRLAANARERRRMNSLNDAFDRLRDVVPSLGNDRKLSKFETLQMAQTYIAALYELLQRE